The segment CAGATGTCGTCACCTCCCGGAGAGAGAAACGATAGTCCTAAAATGATGCGCGAATAATGTTCAGTTTGTATGAAGTGGGGAATATGGCGGGAGTAAACGATACGAAAACAATACTTGTCGTGGATGATGACCCCATGATTGTGGATGTACTGATGCGCATGCTGGAGATGGATGGCTATCACCCGATATCGGCACGGAGCGGCAGGGAATGTCTGGAGGCACTCGGAAAGCGGCATCCGGATCTGATCCTCCTGGATATCATGATGGATCCGGAGGACGGCTGGCAAATCCTGCAGGAAATCAAGGCGAATCCGTCCATACGCGACATTCCTGTGGCCATGCTTACTGCGAAACAACTTACCCCCGATGAAGTAAGCCGGTACGGGACTCTCATTGAGGATTATATCATGAAGCCGACAACTCACAGACAGCTCAACGAGTCGATCAGGTATATTCTCTCCCGGCATGAGGGGATTCTGGAAGAAGTCAGAAAAGCTCGCGATTTCGGCGCGGATTCCGATATTATTGATGAATATGCCGTCCTTGCCCGCCATGTCGATGTCTCGAAGCGTCTCATCGACGCGCTGGCCGTTTTTTATGATGTGACAAATGCCGGAAAACGCGGTCCTGTCGGGCAGAACATAGCGCAAACAATCCAACAGCTCTCAATGATTACGCGGATCCATGAGGAGCGTCTTCTTCATATCCGCTCATTGATGCATTCCACCTGATATCAGAATACAATAATTTCCTGCCAAAACCTTATCCATCTGTACAACATTGACACCGACATGCACCTCAGGCAGTGCAGCGTCAGGGGGGTATTTGTCATGGTGTCGGATCAGGGTACCGCCCCGACCGTTGTTCTCGATGTCAACGAAGATGCCTGCATTCCGATTTTCATCGGTCTATGGGAGGCAATTTCAA is part of the Methanoculleus sp. SDB genome and harbors:
- a CDS encoding two-component system response regulator, with translation MAGVNDTKTILVVDDDPMIVDVLMRMLEMDGYHPISARSGRECLEALGKRHPDLILLDIMMDPEDGWQILQEIKANPSIRDIPVAMLTAKQLTPDEVSRYGTLIEDYIMKPTTHRQLNESIRYILSRHEGILEEVRKARDFGADSDIIDEYAVLARHVDVSKRLIDALAVFYDVTNAGKRGPVGQNIAQTIQQLSMITRIHEERLLHIRSLMHST